In the genome of Gloeotrichia echinulata CP02, one region contains:
- the hemB gene encoding porphobilinogen synthase, which translates to MSPVNSNNEKPVNLFQRPRRLRRTATLRRMVRETTLSVDDLIYPMFVTEGEGQKVEIASMPGCYRYSLDLLLKEIAEVSQLGINAIALFPVIPENKKDDTGTESYNPEGLVQQTVKAIKQAVPEIVVITDVALDPFTTHGHDGLVDEKGKILNDPTVEVLVKMAVSQAASGADFVAPSDMMDGRVGAIRKALDAEGYINVGILAYSAKYASAYYGPFRDALDSAPKFGDKKTYQMDAANAREALKEVDLDIAEGADIVMVKPALAYLDIICQVKQATNLPVAAYNVSGEYAMIKAAAQMGWIDEKQLILESLTSMKRAGADLILTYFAKEVALMLM; encoded by the coding sequence ATGTCACCTGTAAATTCAAATAATGAGAAGCCTGTGAACCTGTTCCAACGTCCCCGTCGTCTACGTCGGACTGCAACGCTGCGGCGGATGGTGCGGGAAACTACTCTGAGTGTGGATGACCTGATCTATCCGATGTTTGTTACCGAAGGTGAGGGGCAAAAAGTCGAAATCGCCTCTATGCCGGGGTGTTATCGATATTCGTTAGATTTGCTACTCAAAGAAATAGCCGAAGTGTCACAGTTGGGCATAAATGCGATCGCCCTTTTCCCGGTTATCCCCGAAAATAAAAAAGATGACACAGGTACAGAAAGTTACAACCCAGAGGGATTAGTACAGCAAACAGTCAAAGCCATTAAACAAGCAGTCCCGGAAATTGTCGTGATTACTGATGTTGCCCTTGATCCTTTTACCACTCATGGTCACGATGGTTTAGTAGATGAAAAGGGCAAAATATTAAATGACCCAACTGTCGAAGTTTTAGTGAAAATGGCAGTTTCTCAAGCTGCATCTGGGGCAGATTTTGTCGCACCTTCCGACATGATGGATGGTAGAGTTGGGGCAATTCGCAAAGCTTTAGATGCAGAAGGTTATATTAATGTAGGGATTCTGGCGTACTCTGCAAAATACGCCTCTGCCTATTACGGTCCATTTCGCGATGCGTTAGATTCTGCACCGAAATTTGGCGACAAAAAGACTTATCAAATGGATGCAGCTAATGCCAGAGAAGCTTTAAAAGAAGTTGATTTGGATATTGCCGAAGGTGCAGATATCGTCATGGTTAAACCTGCCCTAGCCTACCTAGACATTATATGTCAGGTAAAACAAGCGACAAATTTACCAGTCGCAGCATACAACGTTAGCGGCGAGTACGCCATGATTAAAGCTGCAGCCCAGATGGGTTGGATTGATGAAAAACAGTTAATTTTGGAATCTTTAACCAGTATGAAACGGGCTGGGGCTGATTTAATTTTAACTTATTTTGCCAAAGAAGTAGCCCTGATGTTGATGTGA
- a CDS encoding DUF29 domain-containing protein, which yields MTTEIQPTTETLYDQDYYLWLKTTINQLRAGQLESVDLDNLIEELESMDRSEKRGIKSLLIRLFEHLLKLTYWDVERERNEGHWKGEIRTFRREIKDVLKDSPSLKPYILEIFDECYQEGRAEASDRSQIPVDKFPVKLIGSLQEILDYNWFTKYSSND from the coding sequence ATGACGACAGAAATACAACCAACAACTGAGACTTTATACGACCAAGATTATTACCTTTGGCTGAAAACTACTATCAACCAACTTCGCGCTGGACAGTTGGAGTCTGTGGATTTAGATAACTTGATTGAAGAATTGGAAAGTATGGACAGAAGTGAGAAGCGTGGAATAAAAAGTCTGTTGATTCGACTTTTTGAACATCTGCTGAAACTTACATACTGGGATGTGGAACGAGAGCGAAATGAAGGACATTGGAAAGGGGAAATTAGAACATTTCGCCGAGAGATTAAAGATGTACTTAAAGATAGTCCTAGCCTGAAGCCTTACATCTTAGAAATATTTGATGAATGTTATCAAGAAGGAAGAGCAGAAGCAAGCGATCGCTCTCAAATTCCCGTTGATAAATTCCCTGTTAAACTTATTGGCTCTTTACAAGAAATTTTAGACTATAACTGGTTTACTAAATATAGCTCAAACGATTAA
- a CDS encoding WD40 repeat domain-containing protein — MEQGLRLLIQLVIEFAPVIASLIQKRTEVSLNTTTYELPQTIIKGIESVNSLVSRQSSVVELEQEKRFQQKLVVYQYETQLKISAQERETALKLPEVHKIADNWPLRLYPSQILESHRTNERTPLKIFLAPPAVKFDKFDSHNEEIPEIELMLAEGLREFINQHYSLHSPVRPTEFLAGAWDSKRFHSESSIKALFGTLKTEPILILESENEGNYLNFRIGYWGLGHEKYYYKTISRLPYKEILEESAKSRALEWKKIRDELVALGENLEEVNNLGKDNVRNLAILEKEEKWISQGIDISKLSLRYQINNQDYEKLCQVLITCHCLVAGWVADVYHLVHHNLPPLLPKLLPNLLGDVIDLQSVQAIVTGYKQVYQALEAERRYWIPELALQLAQSLSHLPDRTWAEEQAKYSITTWLQLRQVSLQEISNPLEAMQSALKIEDEGYVCNLKEYFSGIGDRQSIVVVERLLEAIAKLKYKCTLESATLAYTLTGHSGKISSVAISPDSEILVSGCADQTIKVWNLTTGKLIRTLSENLGEISSIAVSPDGNFLAVGSCEHPKSNIKVWHLKTGKLLHTLSGHQKPVNLVVISPDGQILASGSNKIKIWNLHTGDRICTLWHTSAVHGAAISRDGTILASGSADSKIRLWKPRTGDPLCTLAGHGGRVKSIAMSPDGEILLSGSADKTIKIWHLSTGKLLHTLTGHLDEVNSLALSADGQTLYSGSADKTIKIWLLSTGKLLQTLTGHSGTVNSVALSANGNFLASGSYDKTIKIWLLQAV; from the coding sequence ATGGAGCAAGGGTTAAGATTACTGATTCAACTGGTAATAGAGTTTGCACCTGTAATTGCATCTCTCATCCAAAAGAGGACTGAAGTTAGTCTAAATACAACTACATACGAACTACCACAGACAATTATAAAAGGCATCGAATCTGTAAATAGTTTGGTGTCAAGACAAAGTTCCGTAGTTGAATTGGAACAAGAAAAACGCTTCCAGCAGAAATTGGTAGTTTATCAATATGAGACGCAATTAAAAATATCTGCACAAGAGCGAGAAACTGCGCTTAAGTTACCAGAAGTTCACAAAATCGCGGATAATTGGCCTTTGCGGTTATATCCTTCCCAAATTCTTGAATCTCATAGGACTAATGAACGCACACCGCTAAAAATTTTTCTGGCTCCTCCAGCAGTCAAGTTTGACAAATTTGACAGTCATAATGAAGAAATTCCCGAAATTGAGCTAATGTTAGCTGAAGGTTTACGAGAGTTTATCAATCAGCATTACTCTCTTCATAGTCCAGTTAGACCTACAGAATTTTTAGCAGGCGCATGGGATAGTAAACGGTTTCATAGTGAATCTAGCATCAAGGCTCTTTTTGGTACTCTAAAAACAGAGCCGATTTTAATTTTAGAGTCAGAGAATGAGGGAAATTATCTCAATTTTCGGATTGGTTATTGGGGTTTGGGACATGAAAAATATTACTATAAAACCATCTCCCGATTACCTTATAAAGAAATTCTGGAAGAATCTGCTAAAAGTCGGGCTTTGGAGTGGAAAAAAATTAGAGATGAACTTGTAGCCCTGGGAGAAAATTTAGAAGAAGTTAATAATTTAGGTAAAGACAATGTCAGAAATTTAGCAATTTTAGAAAAAGAAGAAAAATGGATAAGTCAGGGGATTGATATCAGTAAGTTATCGTTACGCTACCAAATTAATAATCAGGATTATGAAAAACTTTGTCAGGTTTTAATCACTTGTCATTGTTTGGTTGCTGGCTGGGTAGCGGATGTTTATCATTTAGTTCATCATAATTTACCGCCCTTACTACCAAAGTTACTGCCAAATTTGCTGGGAGATGTGATTGATTTACAATCAGTACAAGCAATAGTCACAGGCTACAAACAAGTTTACCAAGCTCTAGAAGCCGAGAGACGTTATTGGATTCCAGAGTTGGCTTTGCAATTAGCCCAGAGTCTATCCCATTTACCTGATCGCACTTGGGCAGAGGAACAAGCAAAATATTCTATCACAACATGGTTACAACTGCGCCAAGTATCATTACAGGAAATCAGTAATCCATTAGAGGCGATGCAATCAGCCTTGAAAATTGAAGATGAGGGATATGTCTGCAATTTAAAAGAATATTTTAGCGGCATTGGCGATCGCCAGAGTATTGTGGTTGTAGAGAGATTGTTGGAGGCGATCGCCAAGCTCAAATACAAATGCACTCTCGAATCTGCTACTCTTGCCTACACCCTGACTGGACATTCTGGTAAAATATCTTCTGTGGCGATTAGTCCCGATAGCGAGATTTTAGTTAGTGGCTGTGCAGATCAAACCATTAAAGTCTGGAATCTGACAACCGGTAAACTAATCCGCACTCTTTCAGAGAATTTAGGCGAAATTTCATCGATTGCGGTCAGTCCCGACGGAAATTTTCTCGCCGTTGGTAGCTGTGAACATCCCAAAAGTAATATTAAAGTATGGCATTTAAAAACGGGCAAATTACTGCATACACTTTCAGGACATCAAAAACCAGTTAATTTAGTCGTAATTAGTCCCGATGGGCAGATTCTCGCCAGTGGTAGTAATAAAATTAAGATATGGAATTTGCATACAGGCGATCGCATTTGCACTCTTTGGCATACATCCGCAGTACATGGCGCTGCCATCAGCCGCGATGGTACAATCTTAGCCAGTGGTAGTGCTGACAGCAAAATCAGGCTATGGAAACCACGCACAGGCGACCCATTATGCACACTCGCTGGTCATGGCGGTAGGGTAAAATCCATAGCTATGAGTCCTGATGGCGAAATTCTCTTGAGTGGTAGCGCTGATAAAACCATCAAAATTTGGCATTTAAGCACAGGTAAACTGCTACATACCCTCACTGGACATTTAGATGAGGTAAACTCCTTAGCCTTGAGTGCTGATGGACAAACCCTCTACAGTGGAAGTGCTGACAAAACCATCAAAATATGGCTTTTAAGCACAGGTAAACTTTTGCAAACCCTCACCGGACATTCAGGTACAGTTAATTCTGTCGCTTTGAGCGCTAATGGTAACTTTCTTGCCAGTGGAAGTTATGATAAAACAATTAAGATTTGGTTATTACAAGCGGTCTAG
- a CDS encoding FAD/NAD(P)-binding protein, producing the protein MPFSTTIPAKIDLAIIGAGPHALTLTSHLLQKRESIRSKVVVFDPSGRWMSRWEHQFAALEIPHLRSPVVHHPEPNPFAFRKFVESQNRPQELFPPYDLPGTQLFGDFCFDVIRVRQLHEQVIPKAVRRIEPLPNHMRSQFRLSLEDEQTIIARRVVLATGSGQVQIPDWVKEIESGYPEDRLRHSQTVDLRTSQLMNQRVLIVGGGLTSGHLAVGAIARGAKVQLMIRRQLSEKLFDADPGWLGPKYLKGFFAESDWEQRAAMIQQARNGGSMTPAIATQLRREVRNGKIRIDENCQVVKAEWLGENWQVECSDGTHHECDYIWLSTGTKFDVTSEPLLKDIFQTYPIPVVKGLPVLDSSLRWPGCELFIMGGLAALQVGPTARNLSGARMACEKIVPAIVKPSLAFSYIGIQAG; encoded by the coding sequence ATGCCATTTTCGACCACCATTCCTGCAAAAATCGACCTGGCGATTATTGGTGCTGGGCCTCATGCTCTGACCTTAACTAGCCATTTGCTGCAAAAACGCGAGAGTATACGGAGTAAAGTTGTCGTATTTGACCCCAGCGGTAGGTGGATGAGTCGATGGGAACACCAATTTGCGGCGTTAGAAATTCCCCATTTGCGATCGCCTGTTGTCCATCATCCCGAACCCAACCCGTTTGCTTTCAGGAAATTTGTTGAATCTCAAAATCGTCCCCAGGAACTTTTCCCCCCCTATGATTTACCAGGAACGCAACTATTTGGGGATTTTTGCTTTGATGTGATTCGCGTGCGTCAGTTACACGAGCAAGTTATCCCCAAAGCAGTGCGGCGCATTGAACCTTTACCTAATCATATGCGATCGCAATTTCGCCTCAGCTTGGAAGATGAACAAACGATAATTGCTCGGCGGGTGGTGCTAGCAACCGGTAGCGGTCAAGTGCAGATACCTGATTGGGTCAAGGAGATTGAGTCAGGGTATCCTGAAGATAGACTTCGCCATTCGCAAACCGTAGATTTACGTACTTCCCAGCTGATGAATCAAAGAGTGTTGATTGTCGGTGGTGGGTTGACCAGTGGACATTTAGCAGTAGGTGCGATCGCTCGTGGTGCAAAGGTACAGCTGATGATTCGGCGTCAGTTATCAGAAAAATTATTTGATGCTGACCCAGGGTGGTTAGGGCCAAAGTATCTCAAAGGCTTTTTTGCTGAATCTGATTGGGAGCAAAGGGCGGCGATGATTCAGCAAGCGCGTAATGGTGGTTCTATGACACCTGCGATCGCTACCCAATTACGGCGAGAAGTGCGTAATGGTAAAATCAGAATTGATGAAAATTGTCAAGTAGTAAAAGCCGAATGGTTGGGTGAAAATTGGCAAGTGGAATGTAGTGATGGTACTCACCATGAGTGTGATTATATTTGGCTATCCACAGGAACTAAATTTGATGTCACCAGCGAACCCTTATTAAAGGACATTTTCCAGACTTACCCGATTCCTGTGGTTAAAGGTTTGCCGGTTTTAGATTCTTCTCTGCGTTGGCCTGGGTGTGAATTATTCATTATGGGTGGTTTAGCTGCTTTACAAGTAGGACCGACAGCCCGGAATTTATCAGGTGCAAGAATGGCTTGTGAGAAAATCGTGCCAGCTATTGTCAAGCCAAGTTTAGCTTTTTCTTATATTGGCATACAAGCGGGCTAG
- the thrS gene encoding threonine--tRNA ligase, producing MVSSLTQPQDNLSQHDGENLTRIRHTCAHIMAMAVQKLFPGTKVATGPVTDIGFYYDFDCPVSITPDDLEKIEGQMRRIIKANLPIIREEVEREEIRAEIAELNEPYKLEILDRIPPGETITRYFIGSPDSGKPESSLFVTEIQPPTNYWWDLCAGPHINFTGEIAADGFKLLNIAGAYWQGDESKPQLQRVYGTAWESKEQLQAYLKQQEEALRRDHRKLGQELNLFSIQEEAGGGLVFWHPKGARIRYIIEDYWRKSHLESGYELLYTPHVANLDLWKTSGHFDFYQENMFDSMDVENQAYQIKPMNCPFHVLTYKNQLHSYRELPLRWAELGTVYRYERSGALHGLMRVRGFTQDDAHIFCLPEQIADEILGVLNLTEQILSDFGFNNYQVNLSTRPDKSVGTDEVWELATVALKQALNAKGWNYVVDEGGGAFYGPKIDIKIQDAIGRLWQCSTIQVDFNLPERFNMEYIAADSSRQRPIMIHRAIFGSLERFFGILIENYAGDFPLWLAPVQLRLLPVSDDFREYAGSVANSLQKSGFRVEIDSSGERLGKQIRTAELEKIPVVAVVGKKEVQTQTLSVRTRQSGDLGELNLNQLVNALQAAINNKTVIQNQI from the coding sequence ATGGTCAGCTCCTTAACCCAACCCCAGGACAACTTGAGCCAGCACGACGGTGAGAACCTGACGCGGATTCGTCACACCTGCGCTCATATAATGGCAATGGCAGTGCAAAAGCTATTTCCAGGGACTAAAGTAGCAACTGGCCCAGTTACAGACATCGGGTTTTACTACGACTTCGATTGTCCAGTTAGCATCACTCCCGATGACTTGGAAAAAATTGAGGGACAAATGCGGCGGATAATTAAAGCAAACCTCCCGATTATCCGCGAAGAGGTGGAACGGGAGGAAATTCGCGCCGAAATTGCCGAATTGAATGAACCTTATAAGTTAGAAATATTAGACCGCATTCCCCCAGGGGAGACAATCACCCGCTATTTTATTGGTAGTCCCGATAGTGGTAAACCGGAATCTTCATTGTTTGTCACAGAGATTCAACCACCAACTAACTATTGGTGGGATTTGTGTGCAGGGCCACACATTAATTTTACTGGTGAAATCGCGGCTGATGGATTTAAATTGTTGAATATTGCTGGTGCTTATTGGCAAGGAGATGAAAGCAAACCCCAGCTACAACGAGTTTATGGTACAGCTTGGGAAAGCAAAGAACAACTACAAGCTTACCTCAAACAACAAGAAGAAGCCTTACGCCGCGATCACAGAAAGTTAGGTCAAGAACTGAATTTGTTTAGTATTCAAGAAGAAGCTGGTGGTGGCTTAGTTTTTTGGCATCCAAAAGGAGCAAGGATTCGCTATATTATTGAAGATTATTGGCGTAAATCTCATCTAGAATCTGGTTATGAATTACTCTATACACCCCATGTAGCAAATCTTGATTTATGGAAAACATCGGGACATTTTGATTTTTATCAAGAGAATATGTTTGACTCGATGGATGTGGAAAATCAGGCTTATCAAATCAAGCCGATGAATTGTCCATTTCATGTTTTAACTTACAAAAATCAACTACATTCCTATCGAGAATTACCTTTGAGATGGGCAGAATTAGGCACTGTTTACCGTTATGAACGTTCTGGGGCGCTACATGGTTTAATGAGGGTGAGGGGATTTACTCAAGATGATGCTCATATCTTCTGTTTACCTGAGCAAATCGCCGATGAGATTTTAGGAGTTTTAAATCTCACAGAGCAGATTTTGTCAGATTTTGGCTTTAACAATTATCAAGTGAATCTTTCTACTCGTCCTGATAAATCAGTGGGAACTGATGAAGTTTGGGAATTAGCAACGGTAGCGTTAAAGCAAGCTTTAAATGCTAAAGGCTGGAATTATGTTGTGGATGAAGGGGGTGGTGCTTTCTATGGACCCAAAATAGATATAAAAATCCAAGATGCAATTGGTCGTTTGTGGCAATGTTCCACGATTCAGGTAGATTTTAATTTACCTGAACGTTTTAATATGGAATATATTGCCGCTGATAGTAGTCGCCAACGACCAATTATGATTCATCGAGCTATATTTGGCTCATTGGAACGTTTTTTTGGGATTCTCATCGAGAATTATGCTGGTGATTTTCCCTTATGGTTAGCACCAGTGCAACTGCGATTATTACCTGTAAGTGATGATTTTCGAGAGTATGCAGGATCAGTAGCCAACTCTTTGCAAAAATCTGGATTTAGGGTAGAAATAGATAGCAGTGGTGAACGTTTAGGTAAACAAATTCGCACAGCGGAGTTAGAAAAAATTCCAGTTGTGGCTGTTGTGGGTAAAAAAGAGGTGCAAACCCAAACCTTGAGTGTCAGAACTAGACAATCTGGGGATTTAGGGGAGCTAAATTTAAATCAACTTGTAAATGCTTTACAAGCTGCGATAAACAACAAAACAGTAATTCAAAACCAAATCTAG
- a CDS encoding TonB-dependent receptor, with protein sequence MKPRLHHPNTFNLRLITAIVGTISTVLYPAIVQAETNSNPPEISQTEPATQSTDTKPAEAAEENTESPSSTNQIQPFQPATDTTLPKNLRKLAGVAEENTDSTSTTVKILTPTVDSVVDVAATTVVVQFPAGSQVELRVNDILVDASLVGKTESDATTNLVTQTWYGVSLKAGKNTISAQVVGGTEAPVTAGVVVRGAPQQLTVETVESRIPADGQSTATIRGQLIDEHGNRSDHNGVVTLESTAGEFVGADFKPDEPGFQVEVKKGEFTANLRSPLKAQTVTIRATANDLEAFTQLQFETALRPSLVSGVIDLRLGARGTDYYSSFRDFLPADRNHKTQLNFHSAVFATGAIGEWLFTGAYNSSRPLNEDCNCNNRLFRTYQFSEQNYPVYGDSSKVDVVTPSIDSVFLRFERSTGIPGTTPDYAMWGDYNTEEFSRSSQQFTAMTRQLHGFKANYNLGNFQVTGFYGNNLEGFQRDTIAPDGTSGYYFLSRRILVPGSENVFVELEELNRPGTVLERKQLNRGPDYEIDYDRGTLLFREPLLRTDVDQNGQVLVRRIVATYQYDSKDSDSNIYAGRLQYNFSHILNQESWLAATYVKENQGVRGFELYGADGMIALGEQGKLIAEYAHSTNDSELMGRVKGDAYRLEVEGQIFNGIQARAYYRFADTGFANNATISFVPGQTRYGADLTTKLSATTNLRLQYDHEDNFGVAPQPLDTFESLFSPGSEATPGSKVDNSLTTITAGIQQRFGKATFDVDWIHRHREDRIPDNALTSTSNQLRSRFAVPLTNRLTFQAQNEFTLSSEKDSVYADRTILGLNWAAIRGVNISLAQQFYSSGQLAGNSITSLSINGEQKLGTDTTLTGRYSILGGANQLTTQGAIGLNNRWTIARGLRLNLAYEHVFGNFFARTGTGQQFAQPFAPGQSASAIGFDGGDSYSAGLEYSDNPQFQASARYEHRSSSGGSNTVISAAATGKISPSLTALVRYQQANAANQKLTGLGDTINMKLGLAYRDPNNDKFNALLRYEYRQNPATIPDTVLLGSGTGSEDHTFALEAIYAPNWQWEFYGKYALRNSTSYLASDLVGTSTINLAQFRATYRLGYSWDLVGEGRVISQSNYTETGFVIEAGYYLTSNLRLSAGYACGKVDDRDFSGTRSAGGVYLGLTLKLNELFDGFGQQKPIPQKPQESSAKTQ encoded by the coding sequence ATGAAACCCAGACTTCATCATCCAAATACTTTCAACCTCAGATTAATCACAGCTATAGTCGGAACTATCAGCACAGTTTTATATCCAGCTATAGTCCAGGCTGAAACTAACAGCAACCCACCAGAAATTTCGCAGACAGAACCAGCTACTCAGTCTACTGATACCAAGCCCGCAGAAGCAGCTGAAGAGAATACAGAGTCTCCATCATCGACAAATCAAATCCAACCATTTCAACCAGCAACTGATACCACGTTGCCCAAAAACTTACGCAAGCTAGCCGGAGTCGCCGAAGAGAATACAGATTCCACCTCAACAACCGTCAAAATTCTCACGCCAACGGTGGACAGTGTTGTAGACGTAGCCGCTACGACAGTGGTTGTGCAATTTCCTGCAGGTAGTCAGGTGGAATTGCGGGTAAATGACATATTGGTAGACGCTTCCTTAGTGGGAAAGACAGAAAGTGACGCCACCACCAACTTAGTAACGCAGACATGGTATGGTGTCTCCTTAAAAGCGGGAAAAAATACCATTTCTGCACAGGTAGTGGGTGGGACAGAAGCACCTGTAACCGCAGGGGTAGTGGTCAGGGGAGCGCCACAGCAGCTAACTGTGGAAACAGTGGAGTCTCGTATCCCCGCTGATGGACAGTCTACGGCGACGATTCGGGGTCAATTGATTGATGAACATGGCAATCGGTCAGACCATAATGGTGTAGTTACCCTGGAGTCTACCGCTGGGGAGTTTGTAGGTGCAGACTTCAAACCCGATGAACCGGGATTTCAGGTAGAAGTGAAGAAGGGAGAATTTACAGCAAATTTGCGATCGCCTCTCAAAGCGCAAACTGTAACAATTCGGGCGACAGCTAATGATTTAGAAGCTTTTACCCAACTGCAATTTGAAACGGCGCTGCGTCCTAGTCTCGTCAGCGGTGTCATTGATCTGCGCTTGGGAGCGAGAGGTACAGATTACTACAGCAGTTTCCGTGATTTCCTCCCAGCCGACAGAAACCACAAAACACAATTAAATTTTCACTCAGCGGTATTTGCGACTGGAGCCATTGGCGAATGGTTATTTACAGGTGCATATAACAGTTCTCGTCCCCTCAACGAAGATTGTAACTGTAATAATCGGCTGTTTAGGACTTATCAATTTAGCGAGCAAAACTATCCTGTCTACGGTGATAGCTCCAAAGTTGATGTCGTCACGCCTTCGATTGATAGCGTATTTCTGCGTTTTGAGCGTTCCACGGGGATTCCCGGAACTACCCCCGATTATGCCATGTGGGGTGATTACAATACCGAAGAATTTTCCCGGTCGTCGCAGCAATTTACCGCTATGACTCGTCAACTCCACGGTTTTAAAGCTAATTACAACTTAGGGAACTTCCAAGTTACGGGTTTTTACGGCAATAATTTAGAAGGATTTCAACGAGATACCATTGCTCCCGATGGCACCAGTGGCTATTACTTCCTTTCTCGCCGCATACTGGTTCCTGGTAGCGAAAATGTCTTTGTCGAGTTAGAAGAACTGAATCGTCCTGGTACCGTCCTCGAACGTAAACAACTTAACCGAGGCCCAGACTATGAAATCGATTATGATCGCGGGACATTATTATTCCGCGAACCCCTTCTTCGCACCGATGTTGATCAAAATGGACAGGTTTTAGTCCGCCGTATTGTAGCTACATATCAATATGATAGCAAAGACTCTGACAGCAATATCTATGCTGGTCGGTTACAATACAACTTTTCCCATATCCTCAACCAAGAAAGTTGGTTAGCCGCAACTTACGTCAAAGAAAATCAAGGGGTGCGTGGCTTTGAACTTTACGGTGCAGATGGGATGATTGCTCTGGGTGAGCAAGGAAAATTGATCGCTGAATATGCTCATTCCACTAATGATTCTGAACTAATGGGACGGGTCAAAGGTGACGCTTATCGCTTAGAAGTCGAAGGACAGATTTTCAATGGTATCCAAGCTCGTGCTTATTATCGCTTTGCTGATACAGGCTTTGCGAATAATGCTACTATTAGCTTTGTACCTGGTCAAACCCGCTATGGAGCAGATCTCACAACCAAACTTTCTGCAACTACAAATCTGCGGTTGCAATATGACCACGAAGATAATTTCGGGGTTGCGCCCCAACCTTTGGATACCTTTGAATCGCTATTTTCACCAGGGTCTGAAGCAACTCCTGGGAGTAAAGTTGATAATTCACTGACAACAATTACCGCTGGGATTCAACAACGTTTTGGTAAAGCCACTTTTGATGTCGATTGGATTCATCGTCACCGGGAAGACCGCATCCCTGATAATGCTTTAACTAGCACATCTAACCAATTGCGATCGCGTTTTGCTGTTCCACTGACAAATCGGCTAACTTTCCAGGCGCAAAATGAGTTCACCCTCTCATCCGAGAAAGATTCTGTTTACGCAGACCGCACTATTTTAGGTCTAAATTGGGCGGCAATTCGTGGTGTGAATATCAGTCTTGCCCAACAGTTTTATAGTAGCGGTCAACTTGCTGGTAATTCTATCACCAGCTTAAGTATTAATGGTGAACAGAAACTCGGCACTGATACCACCTTAACTGGTCGTTACTCGATTTTAGGTGGTGCTAACCAACTGACAACCCAAGGCGCCATTGGTTTAAATAACCGCTGGACTATTGCCCGTGGATTACGGTTAAATCTAGCTTATGAACACGTATTTGGTAACTTTTTCGCACGCACTGGGACAGGTCAGCAATTTGCTCAACCCTTTGCTCCTGGTCAAAGCGCCTCGGCGATAGGCTTTGATGGTGGCGATAGCTACAGTGCTGGTTTGGAATACTCTGATAATCCACAGTTTCAAGCCAGCGCCCGTTATGAACATCGCAGTTCTTCTGGTGGTTCCAATACCGTAATTTCTGCAGCCGCTACAGGAAAAATATCACCATCGCTTACAGCCTTAGTGCGTTATCAACAGGCAAACGCTGCCAATCAAAAGCTGACCGGATTAGGAGATACAATTAACATGAAACTGGGTTTAGCCTACCGCGACCCCAACAATGATAAATTTAATGCCTTATTGCGTTATGAATATCGCCAAAATCCCGCAACCATACCCGATACCGTCCTTTTAGGTAGTGGTACGGGGTCTGAAGATCATACCTTTGCCTTAGAAGCTATCTACGCCCCTAACTGGCAATGGGAATTTTATGGTAAATATGCTTTACGTAACAGTACCTCTTACCTAGCCAGCGATTTGGTAGGAACCAGCACAATAAATTTAGCACAATTTCGCGCTACCTATCGCCTGGGATATAGCTGGGATTTAGTCGGTGAAGGTCGTGTCATTAGTCAATCTAACTATACCGAGACAGGCTTTGTCATAGAAGCAGGCTATTACCTGACCTCTAACTTGCGTCTTTCCGCTGGATATGCATGTGGTAAAGTCGATGACCGAGATTTTTCTGGGACACGTTCTGCTGGTGGCGTTTATTTGGGATTAACCCTCAAGCTCAACGAATTATTTGATGGCTTCGGACAGCAAAAACCTATTCCACAAAAGCCACAGGAATCTAGCGCAAAAACTCAGTGA
- a CDS encoding MoaD/ThiS family protein: protein MPNSAITITVKLFAAYQEAYGVSELMLEFPYGTPVKAVCDRLIAEHPELNKWRDVTRFGVNLIFVEPDTILRDADEVVLIPPVSGG, encoded by the coding sequence GTGCCCAATTCAGCAATTACCATTACAGTTAAACTGTTCGCCGCCTATCAAGAAGCCTATGGGGTGTCAGAATTGATGCTGGAATTTCCTTATGGTACACCAGTTAAAGCGGTGTGCGATCGCCTGATTGCCGAACATCCCGAACTCAACAAATGGCGGGATGTCACCCGCTTTGGTGTTAATCTGATCTTTGTCGAACCAGATACTATCCTACGAGATGCTGACGAAGTAGTCTTAATTCCCCCAGTTAGCGGTGGCTAA